One Dromiciops gliroides isolate mDroGli1 chromosome 3, mDroGli1.pri, whole genome shotgun sequence DNA segment encodes these proteins:
- the LOC122749383 gene encoding LOW QUALITY PROTEIN: 40S ribosomal protein S29-like (The sequence of the model RefSeq protein was modified relative to this genomic sequence to represent the inferred CDS: substituted 2 bases at 2 genomic stop codons), translated as MGHXQLYXSHPRKFGQGSQSCCMCSNRHGLIRKYGLNMCHQCFRQYVKDIGFIKLD; from the coding sequence ATGGGTCACTAGCAGCTCTACTAGAGCCATCCTCGCAAATTCGGCCAGGGGTCTCAGTCATGCTGCATGTGTTCGAACCGGCATGGCCTGATCCGCAAGTATGGCTTGAACATGTGCCACCAGTGCTTCCGTCAGTATGTGAAAGACATTGGCTTCATCAAGTTGGACTAA